The genomic region GGACTTCGCTGCGCTCAATACAGAAATGGCGGCGCAGGGCAGGCCGCTCTACGTCAACCCGCGTAACACCGCCGCCGGCTCGCTCCGACAGCTCGACGCCAAGGTGACGGCGAGCCGCAAGCTCCGGTTTTTCGCCTATGCCTGGGGCGAGATGTCGGCGATGCCCGCCGACACGCAGCTTGGCATGGTCGAGACGTTCAAGGCATGGGGCTTCCCGGTCAATCCGCTGATTCAACGTTTTGATTCCGCGGACGAATTGCTGGAGCACTATCACCACATCGAACGCGAGCGGCCCGATCTCGACTACGATATCGATGGCGTCGTCTACAAGGTCGACCGGCTCGACCTGCAGGCGCGCCTTGGCTTCCGCTCGCGTTCGCCGCGATGGGCGACGGCGCACAAGTTCCCGGCCGAGCAGGCCTTCACCCGGCTCAAGGGCATCGACATCCAGGTCGGCCGCACCGGCGCGCTGACGCCGGTGGCGCGGCTGGAACCGATCACCGTCGGCGGCGTCGTGGTGACCAACGCGACCTTGCACAACGAGGACTATATCCGCGGTGTCGGCAACAGAGGCGAGCCGATCCGCGAAGGGCGCGATATCCGCATCGGTGACATGGTCATCGTCCAGCGGGCAGGGGACGTCATCCCGCAGATCGTCGACGTGGTTATGGACGAACGTGCGGAAGGCGCCGAGCCCTACAAGTTTCCGACCACATGCCCTGTCTGCGGCAGCCATGCGGTGCGCGACATCAACGAGAAATCCGGCAGGGTCGACGCGGTGCGCCGCTGCACCGGTGGCTTCGTCTGCCGGGCGCAGGCGGTCGAGCACCTGAAACACTTCGTCTCGCGCAATGCCTTCGACATCGAGGGGCTTGGGTCCAAACAGATCGAATTCTTCTTCGAGAGCGAAGACGAGAGTTTGAGGATCCGCACTGCACCGGAGATCTTCACGCTGGAGCGTCGCCAGGAGGCCTCGCTCACCAAGCTTGAAAACATCGAGGGTTTTGGAAAGGTCAGCGTCAGAAAGCTATTCGAGGCGATCAAGAACCGTCGCAAGATCGCGCTTCACCGCTTCATCTATGCGCTTGGCATCCGCCATGTCGGCGAGACGACCGCTAAGCTGCTCGCGCGCTCCTATGGCAGCTACGATCACTTTGGCGCGGCGATGGTCGAGGCGGGCAGCTTTGCCGGTGACGCTTGGAACGAGCTCAACAGCATCGACGGCATCGGCGAGGTCGTCGCCCGGGCCATCGTCGAGTTCTACAAGGAGCCCCGCAATGTCGAAGTCGTCTCGCGGCTACTGGAGGAGGTGACGCCGGAAAGCGCGGAGATGCCGGTCGTGACCGACAGCCCGGTCGCCGGCAAGACGGTGGTCTTCACCGGCTCGCTCGAAAAGATGACGCGCGACGAGGCGAAGGCCAAGGCCGAAAGCCTTGGCGCCAAGGTGGCCGGGTCCGTGTCGAAGAAGACCGACATCGTCGTCGCCGGTCCGGGTGCCGGCTCGAAGCTCGACAAGGCCCGCGAATTTGGCATTCAGACCATGGACGAGGACGAGTGGTTGGCGCTGATCGGCGGGTGATTCAGAGCGTTAGGCTTTGAAGCGCTTGGGGTCTTTCACGGCGCGGATGGCAGCGGCGTCGTGTCGGCCCTTCTGTCGGTACAGGATTCACGGGACGCTACCCGTCTGTCATCCTCGGGCTTGACCCGAGGATCCAAATACAAGGTGCCCGACAGCGCCTCGCGATCCGGAGGCCGCTTGAGACTGGATCCTCGGGTCAAGCCCGAGGATGACGGAGCAAAGGGAAAGGCCAGCGGAAACAATAGGGGAGAGCGGTACGCCTTGACCCTACGCGCCGCCGGCATTCTTCGCTTCCGGTGCGGCTGATTACGCCGCCTGCTCGGCCGTCATGTCCATCCACATGAATTCCCAGACATGGCCGTCGAGATCCTGGAAGCTGATTCCGTACATCGAGCCGTAGTCGATTGCCGGCTTCCACGGTTTGGCGCCGGCGGCGAGCGCTTTGGCGAGCATGTCGTCGCACTCGGCGCGGCTTGTGGCGGAAAGGGCGGTGATGACTTCCGTTCCCTTGGCCGTGTCGCTGATCTCTCCGGTGATGAAATTGCGGAATTTCGGCTCGGTCAGCAGCATGGCGAAGATGTTGTCGTCGATCACCATGCAGGCGGCCGTGTCGTCCGAAAACTGCTCGTTGAAGGTAAAGCCGAGAGCGGAGAAGAAGGTCCGGGAGGCCTCCAGGTTTTTGACGGGCAGGTTTACGAAAATCATGCGCATGGGATGTTCCTCGTGAAGGATGTTGGTTTCTACGCAACAAGGACGAAGCGCGTTTCCGCCAGCCGACAGGCGGAAACGAATTTTAACTGGTGCTCGCGCGGTGGCTTTCAACCCGCAGTTCAACCGACGCTTCCGGCAAAACGCTCTGCGAGTCGCTGCCGCTTGAAGTGACCGGCGACGAAATCGATGAGGACGCGAGCATTGGCAGGAAGCAGCGTGTGGTTGCCGTAACAGACCGATATCGGGCCGGTATCGCGCTCGGTGGTCCGATCGACTAGAAGACGCGAGGCGGATTACAATCGAATGATTGCGGTCGATGTCACGACGTCTTCGTTGTCACGCAGGAGGCGGTGTGGTGCGCAACATGAAGGCGGGTGGGCGCGTTATCCATACCGGCAGCTTGATGGTGCGCTACGCCGCGTTTCCGACCGCCTCGCTCGACATGCGGAGGCGCCGGCCTTAACCGCAGGCTGGTACGCGATCTCGGGCCGCGTGGCATAACCGTCGACACGGTGCGTCCCGGTCCGACCGACACCGATATGAACCCCGAGGCCGCCTTCGTCACGGGTGCCGACATCGTCGCCGACGGTGGCCTCACCGCCTGAGGTTGCAGCGACTCGCAACATTGAAAGGAAGTCGCCATGTCCATCGGTATTATCGGATCCGGCAACATCGGATCGGCCGTTGCCCGGGCACTCGCCCGGGCGGAGATCCCGGCCGTCATTTCCAACAGCCGTGGCCCGGAGAGCCTCAAAGAGCTGGCCGAAGAACTCTCCCCTTATATCACCGCGGGGACGCGCGAAGAGGCCGCAAGCGCCGATCTGGTGCTTGTCGCCGTTAACTGGTCGAAGCTGTCCAAGGCGCTTTCCGGTCTGCCGGATTGGAACGGCCGGATCGTCATCGACGCGAACAACCCGATCGAGGCGCCGCTCTTCAAGCCCGCTGAGCTCAAGGGGCGGCTTTCGAGCGAGGTCTTCGCCGAACTCGTCCCAGGTGCGCGCGTCGTCAAGGCCTTCAACCATTTGCAGCCACACCTCATCTCCGGCGATCCGGAGACAGAAGGCGGCCGCCGCGTGCTGTTCTTCTCCGGTGATGACGTCGCCGCCAAGGCGGAAGTCGGCAGGTTGATCGACCGGCTCGGCTTCTTTGGCATCGATCTCGGCCCACTCTCGGTCGGCGGAAAGCTCATGCAGTTTCCCGGTGGTCCGCTGCCGGCGCTGAACCTCGTCAAGTTCGATTGAAATCAAGGGAAGACCGGTGATCCGGTCCGCTTTTTGACCACTGCAATCCCGCTTCGCGCACCATTTCCATTTGTCTTTTTGCGCTGCACAAGATAGAGCTTTGCAGCCAAAATTTGTGCAGTTGCCTTTTCGCGGGGCTCACGATGGGCCATATCAGCGAAACGGGGTACGCATACCCCCGTGCCCCGGCGGATTGGAGGGTCCGAAGATGAAAACGATCACCACCATCGCCGAACTGCGCGCGGCTCTCGCCGAGCATCGGCGAGCGGGGAAGAGCATCGGTTTGGTCCCCACCATGGGTTTTCTTCACGTCGGCCACATGGAACTCGTGCGTCGCGCGCGCAGTGAGAATGACGTGGTCGTCGCCAGCATCTTCGTCAATCCCTTGCAGTTCGGACCGAACGAGGATCTTGCCAAATATCCGCGCGATCTCGCCCGCGACCAGGCAATGCTCGCCGAAGGCGGCGTCGATTTTCTCTTCGCGCCTGGTGTTTCCGACATGTATCCGCGTCCGATGGAGACCGTGGTCGACTTGCCGAAGCTTGGCTTGGAGCTCGAGGGTTCGGTTCGGCCCGGCCATTTCGCTGGCGTCGCGACGGTCGTCACCAAGCTCTTCAACATCGTTCAGCCGGACCGTGCCTATTTCGGCGAGAAGGATTTCCAGCAGCTTCAGATCATCCGCCGCATGGTCGATGATCTGGCGCAGCCCGTCTCGGTGATCGGCGTGCCGACGGTGCGCGAGGCGGATGGCCTTGCCTGTTCGTCGCGCAACGTCTATCTGACCGCCGACGAGCGTCGCGCCGCCGCGATCGTACCGAAGGCGCTGGGCGAGGCCGAACGGTTGATCGCCGGCGGTGTGACCGATCCTGCGGCGGTCGAGAAGGGTGTCATCGACTTTCTGTCGACAGAGCCGCTGGCGCGGCCGGAGGTCGTCGCGCTGCGCGATCCGGAAACGCTGGAGCCGATCGAGGAAATCGGCGAGAAGCCGGTTCTGCTCTTGCTGTTCGTCCGCTTCGGCACCACGAAGCTGCTCGATAACCGTGTTATCGCTCCGAAATCCGCCCATTTTGCAAAGGTAGCCTGAGAATGAGCGTACAGACCGCGAAGCGGCGGCTGAGCCCCGCCAGTATCGAAGCCCTGAAGGGTGAACGCCCGATCGTCAGCCTCACCGCCTACACGACGCCGATCGCGCGCCTGCTCGATCCGCATGTCGATTTCCTGCTCGTCGGCGATTCGCTCGGCATGGTGCTTTACGGCCTCGACACCACGGTCGGCGTCACGCTCGACATGATGATCGCGCATGGCCAGGCGGTGATGCGCGGCTCCGAACGCTCCTGCGTCGTCATCGATCTGCCGTTCGGCTCCTATCAGGAATCGAAGGAGCAGGCCTTCCGCAGCGCCGCTCGCATCCTGAAGGAAACCGGCTGCAGCGCGGTGAAGCTGGAGGGCGGGGCGGAAATGGCCGAGACGGTCGATTTCCTCGTCAGCCGTGGCATCCCCGTGCTCGGCCATGTCGGCCTCATGCCGCAGC from Sinorhizobium garamanticum harbors:
- the panB gene encoding 3-methyl-2-oxobutanoate hydroxymethyltransferase, whose product is MSVQTAKRRLSPASIEALKGERPIVSLTAYTTPIARLLDPHVDFLLVGDSLGMVLYGLDTTVGVTLDMMIAHGQAVMRGSERSCVVIDLPFGSYQESKEQAFRSAARILKETGCSAVKLEGGAEMAETVDFLVSRGIPVLGHVGLMPQLVNTTGGYRSVGRNEKEVAKIRRDAKAIDDAGAFAIVVEGTVEPVAREITATLRSPTIGIGASPACDGQILVSDDMLGIFNDFKPRFVKHFAELAPAISKAVEDYANEVKARTFPGIEHTFQLKR
- a CDS encoding NADPH-dependent F420 reductase, which produces MSIGIIGSGNIGSAVARALARAEIPAVISNSRGPESLKELAEELSPYITAGTREEAASADLVLVAVNWSKLSKALSGLPDWNGRIVIDANNPIEAPLFKPAELKGRLSSEVFAELVPGARVVKAFNHLQPHLISGDPETEGGRRVLFFSGDDVAAKAEVGRLIDRLGFFGIDLGPLSVGGKLMQFPGGPLPALNLVKFD
- the panC gene encoding pantoate--beta-alanine ligase, yielding MKTITTIAELRAALAEHRRAGKSIGLVPTMGFLHVGHMELVRRARSENDVVVASIFVNPLQFGPNEDLAKYPRDLARDQAMLAEGGVDFLFAPGVSDMYPRPMETVVDLPKLGLELEGSVRPGHFAGVATVVTKLFNIVQPDRAYFGEKDFQQLQIIRRMVDDLAQPVSVIGVPTVREADGLACSSRNVYLTADERRAAAIVPKALGEAERLIAGGVTDPAAVEKGVIDFLSTEPLARPEVVALRDPETLEPIEEIGEKPVLLLLFVRFGTTKLLDNRVIAPKSAHFAKVA
- the ligA gene encoding NAD-dependent DNA ligase LigA, translated to MLSERKPVEQLTESEAAEELAFLASEIARHDALYHRQDAPEISDADYDALKRRNDLIEERFPALIREDSPSRRVGAAPSLTFQPVVHARPMLSLDNTFSDEDARDFVAGVYRFLGRLPDHSIAFTAEPKIDGLSMSLRYENGRLVTAATRGDGTTGENVTANVRTIGMIPQRLPADAPDVVEVRGEIYMAKSDFAALNTEMAAQGRPLYVNPRNTAAGSLRQLDAKVTASRKLRFFAYAWGEMSAMPADTQLGMVETFKAWGFPVNPLIQRFDSADELLEHYHHIERERPDLDYDIDGVVYKVDRLDLQARLGFRSRSPRWATAHKFPAEQAFTRLKGIDIQVGRTGALTPVARLEPITVGGVVVTNATLHNEDYIRGVGNRGEPIREGRDIRIGDMVIVQRAGDVIPQIVDVVMDERAEGAEPYKFPTTCPVCGSHAVRDINEKSGRVDAVRRCTGGFVCRAQAVEHLKHFVSRNAFDIEGLGSKQIEFFFESEDESLRIRTAPEIFTLERRQEASLTKLENIEGFGKVSVRKLFEAIKNRRKIALHRFIYALGIRHVGETTAKLLARSYGSYDHFGAAMVEAGSFAGDAWNELNSIDGIGEVVARAIVEFYKEPRNVEVVSRLLEEVTPESAEMPVVTDSPVAGKTVVFTGSLEKMTRDEAKAKAESLGAKVAGSVSKKTDIVVAGPGAGSKLDKAREFGIQTMDEDEWLALIGG
- a CDS encoding VOC family protein gives rise to the protein MRMIFVNLPVKNLEASRTFFSALGFTFNEQFSDDTAACMVIDDNIFAMLLTEPKFRNFITGEISDTAKGTEVITALSATSRAECDDMLAKALAAGAKPWKPAIDYGSMYGISFQDLDGHVWEFMWMDMTAEQAA